In Aestuariibaculum lutulentum, one DNA window encodes the following:
- a CDS encoding PorP/SprF family type IX secretion system membrane protein, translating to MRKLIIYILFLTITTSYSQELNLPVFTQYLADNNFVVSPTFAGIGDNLKIRANGLTQWVGIKGAPDNQSVYADFRIADRSGVGVSFYNDKNGNTLQTGAKFSFAHHIILDYYSKQYLSFGISYNINNFRIDINNFNTGYENPVVDPFITDDRRTSNNNFDVGALYRNHGFYLSFNANNLLPKNFNGDIRKLEPRLLLNYQIYSGYTIRGPKKSGLEFEPSVFYQMFSSDKRSSTDLNFKFRKYNRYEDYFWGGISYRFLNDQFLKPLNIGPMVGFKKSIFYFGYAYQVTTNGLSGYNSGTHVVTIGLEFLQGISNCPCTQSPVHN from the coding sequence ATGCGAAAACTAATCATATATATCTTATTCTTGACTATAACAACCAGTTATAGTCAAGAGTTAAACTTGCCGGTATTTACTCAATATCTGGCAGATAATAATTTTGTGGTGTCCCCAACATTTGCAGGTATTGGTGATAATTTAAAAATCAGAGCCAACGGATTAACACAATGGGTTGGAATTAAAGGTGCTCCCGATAACCAATCCGTGTATGCCGATTTTAGAATTGCTGATCGTTCTGGAGTTGGGGTGTCGTTTTACAATGATAAAAATGGTAACACGCTTCAAACCGGTGCTAAGTTTTCATTCGCTCACCACATTATTCTAGATTATTATTCTAAGCAGTATTTATCGTTTGGTATTTCGTATAACATTAATAATTTCCGAATAGACATTAATAATTTCAACACAGGTTATGAAAACCCTGTAGTAGATCCGTTTATTACAGATGATAGAAGGACATCAAACAACAACTTTGATGTTGGTGCCTTGTACAGAAATCACGGATTCTATTTAAGTTTTAATGCAAATAACTTATTACCGAAAAACTTTAATGGAGATATTAGAAAACTGGAGCCACGTTTACTTTTAAACTATCAGATTTATTCAGGGTATACTATTAGAGGACCTAAAAAAAGTGGTTTAGAGTTTGAACCTTCTGTGTTCTATCAAATGTTTAGTAGTGATAAACGTTCAAGTACCGATTTAAACTTTAAGTTTAGAAAATACAACCGTTACGAAGATTATTTCTGGGGAGGAATCTCTTATCGTTTCTTAAACGATCAATTCTTAAAACCTTTAAATATTGGGCCAATGGTAGGATTCAAAAAATCAATCTTCTACTTTGGTTATGCGTATCAGGTTACTACAAACGGACTTTCTGGGTATAACTCCGGAACGCATGTCGTAACTATTGGATTAGAATTTTTACAAGGTATTAGTAACTGTCCGTGTACGCAAAGTCCTGTTCATAATTAA
- a CDS encoding MFS transporter — MELRAKQRIALSIYFFLSGICFATWASRIPTIKTFFDLNDAQLGTILIAMPISSLIGLPISGWLVSKFDSRIPLIFAFTLFSISMASIGFATTTFALVCSISGFAFCLRILNISINTQSITLQKKYEKRVVGAFHGLWSSGGVVGVGISTLMVKFDVPIQIHMLSIAVFSLAVALLTFRFTVKNDKSPSGNKLIISKPDPYIMSLGILIFFGAVCEGGMFDWSGVFFKEVLHEEVFTYGYLIFMTTMALSRFFSDKLVNVIGILKTYILSGLLIATGILMAIVFKTFWMALAGFFLVGFGTAAIFPVTMSLAGTSKKYSPGMAISIITTYAILGMLIGPPLIGYLAHAFNLENAFFLFVLIGILFIPVAFKMMNYQSKQQ, encoded by the coding sequence ATGGAATTAAGAGCCAAACAACGTATTGCTTTAAGTATTTATTTCTTTTTATCGGGTATTTGTTTTGCCACTTGGGCATCGCGCATACCTACTATAAAAACGTTTTTTGATTTAAATGATGCGCAATTAGGAACCATTTTAATAGCGATGCCTATAAGTTCGTTAATAGGTTTACCTATTTCAGGGTGGCTGGTGTCAAAATTTGATAGTCGTATTCCGTTAATTTTCGCTTTTACATTATTTTCTATTAGTATGGCATCCATTGGTTTTGCCACAACAACTTTTGCCTTAGTGTGTTCCATTTCAGGATTTGCCTTTTGTTTAAGAATTTTAAATATTTCAATTAATACCCAATCTATAACACTTCAAAAGAAATATGAAAAAAGGGTAGTAGGGGCTTTTCACGGGCTTTGGAGTTCGGGAGGTGTTGTAGGTGTTGGTATTTCAACACTTATGGTGAAATTTGATGTGCCTATTCAAATTCACATGTTAAGCATTGCTGTTTTTAGCTTAGCTGTGGCTTTGCTAACCTTTAGATTCACAGTTAAAAATGATAAATCGCCTTCAGGAAATAAATTAATAATTAGTAAACCTGATCCTTATATTATGAGTTTGGGAATACTTATATTTTTTGGAGCAGTATGTGAAGGTGGTATGTTTGATTGGAGCGGTGTCTTTTTTAAAGAAGTTTTACATGAAGAAGTCTTTACCTATGGCTATTTAATTTTTATGACTACCATGGCTCTGTCTCGTTTCTTCTCAGATAAATTAGTGAATGTTATAGGGATTTTAAAGACTTATATTTTAAGCGGATTGTTAATTGCTACAGGAATACTTATGGCTATTGTTTTTAAAACATTCTGGATGGCTTTGGCAGGTTTTTTCCTGGTAGGTTTTGGTACGGCTGCTATTTTTCCGGTAACCATGTCATTGGCTGGAACTTCGAAAAAATATTCACCGGGAATGGCAATTTCAATTATAACTACATATGCAATACTAGGCATGCTTATAGGACCACCATTGATAGGCTATCTTGCGCATGCCTTTAATCTTGAAAATGCGTTTTTCCTGTTTGTATTAATTGGAATCTTATTTATCCCTGTGGCGTTTAAAATGATGAATTACCAATCTAAACAACAATAA
- a CDS encoding glutaminyl-peptide cyclotransferase: MKTYKYLVIIFLSATLINCGSNTGSKKNGFSIKTNAEKGNISSNETLKLDLENLKSHTIDSVSYTFDGKSIENNLTLSNYKLGKHTVEATIYFNGDKQTINTLVTILASELPKVYTYNIVNEYPHDITSYTQGLEFHNGQLYESVGQYKESKLRLVDYKTGDVLKNINIADQFFAEGLTILNDKIYQLTWRENTGFVYDVNSFEKISSFKYGQSKEGWGLCNDGKTIYKSDGSENIWLLNPETLTEDDHIEVYTNKGKIVGVNELEWVNGDIYANRYQKDGVAIINPKNGAIIGVVDFSPLKKKVTQHEGLDVLNGIAYNPDTNTLFITGKRWDKLFEVEIVEK; the protein is encoded by the coding sequence ATGAAAACATACAAGTACTTAGTAATCATATTTTTAAGCGCAACCCTTATAAACTGTGGTTCTAACACAGGATCGAAAAAAAATGGATTTTCTATAAAAACGAATGCCGAAAAGGGCAATATTTCCAGTAATGAGACCCTAAAATTAGACCTAGAAAATCTAAAATCGCATACTATCGACTCCGTTTCTTATACTTTCGACGGAAAGTCTATTGAAAATAATCTTACACTTTCAAATTACAAATTAGGAAAACACACTGTTGAAGCCACTATTTACTTTAACGGCGACAAACAAACCATCAATACTTTGGTCACTATTTTAGCCAGCGAATTACCTAAAGTGTATACCTATAATATCGTTAATGAATATCCACATGATATTACTTCTTATACCCAAGGATTAGAATTTCACAACGGACAACTTTACGAAAGTGTTGGTCAATATAAAGAATCTAAACTTCGCTTAGTTGATTACAAAACTGGAGATGTTTTAAAGAATATAAATATAGCTGATCAGTTTTTCGCGGAAGGTTTAACCATTTTAAATGATAAAATCTATCAGCTTACCTGGAGAGAAAACACAGGTTTTGTTTACGATGTAAATTCATTTGAAAAAATAAGCAGTTTTAAATACGGACAAAGTAAAGAAGGCTGGGGACTTTGTAACGATGGAAAAACGATTTACAAAAGTGACGGTAGCGAAAATATCTGGTTGTTAAATCCGGAAACATTAACTGAAGACGACCATATTGAAGTTTACACTAACAAAGGTAAAATTGTTGGTGTAAATGAACTGGAATGGGTTAATGGCGATATTTATGCTAACCGTTATCAAAAGGACGGCGTAGCGATTATAAATCCTAAAAACGGAGCTATTATTGGTGTTGTAGACTTCTCTCCTCTTAAAAAGAAAGTTACACAACACGAAGGTTTAGACGTACTAAATGGAATAGCTTATAATCCAGATACCAATACCTTGTTTATTACCGGAAAACGTTGGGATAAATTATTTGAAGTAGAAATTGTAGAGAAATAA
- a CDS encoding SDR family oxidoreductase yields MSKVILITGGSSGIGKSIGEFLTDKGFIVYGTSRNPEKYPDSKFPILALDVKNTDTIKQTVSTIIEKEGRLDIAINNAGAGITGAIEEIPEEEIKANFETNFFGPINVIKAVLPQMRKQQSGLIINITSIAGYMGLPYRGVYSASKGALELITEAFRMELKGFNINMTNIAPGDFATNIAAGRYHAPLLDDSPYKEPYGNTLELMNTHVDSGSDPLMMAKAVYNVINTKSPKVHYKVGEFMQKFSVVLKRILPDNLYEKLLMNHYKL; encoded by the coding sequence ATGTCTAAAGTTATTTTAATTACAGGAGGATCTTCTGGTATAGGAAAATCTATTGGAGAATTTTTAACCGATAAAGGATTTATTGTTTACGGAACCAGTAGAAATCCTGAGAAATATCCGGATAGTAAATTTCCCATTTTAGCTTTAGATGTAAAAAATACAGATACGATTAAGCAAACGGTTTCTACCATTATAGAAAAGGAAGGCAGACTGGATATTGCTATTAATAATGCCGGAGCCGGAATTACCGGAGCTATTGAAGAAATTCCAGAGGAAGAAATTAAAGCGAACTTTGAAACTAATTTTTTCGGACCTATAAATGTGATTAAAGCCGTATTACCGCAGATGCGTAAACAACAATCGGGTTTAATCATCAATATTACGTCTATTGCCGGTTATATGGGCTTACCGTATCGTGGTGTTTACAGTGCTAGCAAAGGCGCTTTAGAATTGATTACCGAGGCTTTTAGAATGGAATTAAAGGGGTTTAATATTAATATGACTAATATTGCTCCCGGAGATTTTGCTACCAATATAGCTGCAGGACGTTATCATGCGCCGTTACTGGATGACTCACCATATAAAGAACCTTACGGAAATACCTTAGAGTTAATGAATACTCACGTAGACAGTGGCAGTGACCCTTTAATGATGGCTAAAGCAGTCTATAATGTAATCAATACAAAATCACCCAAGGTGCATTACAAAGTAGGGGAGTTTATGCAGAAATTCTCTGTGGTTTTAAAACGTATTTTGCCAGATAACCTTTACGAAAAGTTACTAATGAATCACTATAAGCTTTAA
- a CDS encoding TlpA family protein disulfide reductase, producing MRLHYLCIFLGLTLVNCVDDKKAGNENYAYFGGEIINPGNDFVVLSKADKIIDTVKLDNRNRFLYKFENIETGGLYTFHHGGEIQVVFLEPKDSLLFRLNTLEFDESLVYTGRGDKKNNYLVNEFLINEIQEKNIFKYCQLNPELYLKRIDSLKFIKLKNLKLFKDRYETSELFDKIAMADINYNYYSSKEVYPMVHYGRDKSTILESLPKDFYDYRKDVDYNDAFFKDNHYYDKFLRHSFNNMALHEHYNHNDKQHFNRSSLCYTLDKLELIDSLVSNPVIKEELLYYYTINYLARSTDSISNNKLLNSYLNKSTDEESKENFKRFVSMLDVTKNGAAFPSVKAFDTKNNELDLKEIIDRPTVITFWSHLYYDHFKDSHYKLRELRMKYPEVNFISVNIDNYDSDRIKKSLIDKRFPLQYEYILKNPKVSKEFLAVQPMTKTYLVDKHKIIVNSNANIFSSNFEEEVLGMINR from the coding sequence ATGAGATTACACTATTTATGCATATTTTTAGGTTTAACACTGGTTAACTGTGTAGATGACAAAAAAGCCGGAAATGAGAATTATGCATATTTTGGAGGGGAAATTATTAACCCTGGTAATGACTTTGTTGTTCTCTCGAAAGCCGATAAAATTATTGATACGGTTAAGTTAGATAATCGTAACCGTTTTCTTTACAAATTTGAAAATATTGAAACTGGTGGTTTATACACCTTTCATCATGGTGGTGAAATTCAGGTTGTTTTTTTAGAACCAAAAGACAGTTTACTTTTTAGGCTTAATACCCTTGAATTTGATGAATCCCTGGTTTACACCGGACGTGGTGACAAAAAGAACAATTATTTGGTTAATGAATTTTTAATAAACGAAATTCAGGAAAAGAATATTTTTAAATACTGCCAATTAAATCCTGAATTATATCTTAAACGCATTGATTCTTTAAAATTTATCAAACTTAAAAACCTTAAGTTGTTTAAAGATCGTTATGAAACTTCTGAGCTATTTGACAAAATAGCCATGGCAGATATCAATTACAACTATTATTCTAGCAAAGAGGTTTATCCGATGGTACATTATGGAAGAGATAAAAGTACTATTTTAGAATCTCTACCTAAGGATTTCTACGATTACAGAAAAGATGTTGATTACAACGATGCTTTTTTTAAAGACAATCATTATTACGATAAGTTTTTAAGACATAGTTTTAACAATATGGCGCTTCATGAGCATTACAACCATAATGACAAACAACACTTTAATAGAAGCTCGCTGTGTTACACTTTAGATAAGCTGGAACTCATTGATAGTTTAGTAAGTAATCCTGTTATTAAAGAAGAACTACTTTATTATTATACTATAAACTATTTAGCAAGAAGTACAGATTCTATAAGCAATAATAAACTTCTAAATTCATATTTAAATAAAAGTACTGACGAAGAAAGTAAAGAAAATTTCAAACGCTTTGTTTCGATGCTGGACGTAACTAAAAATGGGGCAGCCTTCCCATCGGTTAAAGCTTTCGATACTAAAAACAACGAATTAGATTTAAAGGAAATTATTGATAGACCTACCGTTATCACATTCTGGTCTCATTTATATTACGATCACTTTAAGGATAGTCATTATAAATTAAGAGAACTAAGAATGAAATATCCTGAAGTTAACTTTATTTCAGTTAATATCGATAATTACGATAGCGATAGAATTAAGAAATCACTAATAGATAAAAGATTCCCTTTACAGTACGAGTACATCTTAAAAAACCCAAAAGTATCTAAAGAGTTTTTAGCTGTACAGCCTATGACTAAAACTTATTTAGTAGATAAGCACAAAATTATAGTTAACAGTAATGCCAATATTTTCTCAAGTAATTTTGAGGAGGAAGTATTAGGTATGATTAACCGATAA
- a CDS encoding ABC-F family ATP-binding cassette domain-containing protein has protein sequence MLSVSNLSVQFGKRVLFDEVNTTFTTGNCYGIIGANGAGKSTFLKIISGKQDATSGHVHLEPGKRMSVLEQNHNLYDEHTVLETVLMGNKPLFKIKTEIDALYADYTDENAEKIGELQVQFEEMNGWNADSDAAAMLSNLDIKEDFHYMLMKDLDGKQKVRVLLAQALFGNPDVLIMDEPTNDLDYETISWLENFLANYENCVIVVSHDRHFLDAVCTHISDIDFGKINHFSGNYTFWYESSQLAARQRAQQNKKAEEKKKELEEFIRRFSANVAKSKQATSRKKMIDKLNIDDIKPTSRRYPAIIFDRDREAGDQILNVQGLAASIDGETLFKDIDLNLAKGDKVVVFSRDSRATTAFYQILNNKQEADAGKFDWGVTTTQSYLPLDNSEYFENDLTLVEWLRQWAKTEEEREEVHIRGFLGKMIFSGEEALKKSNVLSGGEKVRCMLSRMMMTRANVLMLDEPTNHLDLESITAFNNSLTNFKGTVLFTTHDHEFAQTVANRVVELTPNGVIDRYTTFDEYMQDPKIKELRNSMYSVKA, from the coding sequence ATGTTATCAGTATCAAATTTATCAGTACAATTTGGAAAACGAGTGTTGTTCGATGAAGTAAACACAACATTTACTACAGGGAATTGCTATGGAATTATTGGCGCAAACGGAGCCGGTAAATCTACGTTTTTAAAGATTATCTCAGGAAAGCAGGATGCAACTTCTGGTCATGTTCATTTAGAACCGGGAAAACGTATGTCGGTTTTAGAACAGAACCACAACTTATATGACGAACACACCGTTTTAGAAACCGTATTAATGGGAAACAAACCATTATTCAAGATTAAAACGGAGATAGATGCATTATATGCAGATTACACTGATGAGAATGCTGAAAAAATTGGTGAGCTTCAGGTGCAGTTTGAGGAAATGAATGGATGGAATGCCGATAGCGATGCTGCTGCGATGCTTTCTAACCTGGATATTAAAGAAGATTTTCATTACATGTTAATGAAAGATCTAGATGGTAAGCAAAAAGTGCGTGTGTTATTGGCACAGGCCTTATTTGGAAATCCGGATGTATTAATTATGGATGAGCCTACCAACGACCTGGATTATGAAACGATTTCCTGGTTAGAGAACTTTTTGGCAAATTATGAAAACTGTGTTATTGTGGTTTCTCACGACCGTCACTTTTTAGATGCGGTTTGTACACACATTTCAGATATCGACTTCGGAAAAATTAATCACTTTTCAGGAAACTATACCTTCTGGTATGAGTCGTCGCAGTTAGCAGCACGTCAACGTGCACAACAGAATAAGAAAGCCGAAGAAAAGAAGAAAGAATTAGAAGAGTTTATTCGTCGTTTTTCTGCTAACGTTGCAAAAAGTAAACAGGCAACCAGTAGAAAGAAAATGATTGATAAGTTAAATATCGATGATATTAAACCAACAAGTCGTCGTTACCCAGCGATTATTTTTGATCGAGATAGAGAAGCAGGAGATCAAATTTTAAATGTTCAAGGTTTAGCAGCATCCATTGATGGCGAAACGTTATTTAAAGATATCGACCTAAACTTAGCTAAAGGAGATAAAGTAGTAGTGTTCTCGAGAGATTCAAGAGCAACTACAGCATTTTATCAGATTTTAAACAATAAGCAAGAAGCAGATGCCGGTAAATTTGACTGGGGTGTAACAACCACACAATCCTATTTACCATTAGATAATAGCGAATATTTTGAAAACGATTTAACGTTGGTAGAATGGTTACGCCAGTGGGCTAAAACCGAAGAAGAGCGTGAAGAAGTACATATTCGTGGTTTCCTTGGAAAAATGATTTTTAGTGGTGAAGAAGCGCTTAAAAAATCGAATGTACTATCAGGAGGTGAGAAGGTGCGTTGTATGTTAAGTAGAATGATGATGACCAGAGCTAACGTATTAATGTTAGATGAGCCTACTAACCACTTGGATCTTGAAAGTATTACGGCGTTCAATAACTCGTTAACAAACTTTAAAGGAACGGTGTTATTTACAACTCACGATCATGAGTTTGCTCAAACAGTAGCAAATCGTGTGGTAGAATTAACTCCAAACGGCGTTATCGATCGTTACACAACATTCGATGAATATATGCAGGATCCAAAAATTAAGGAATTACGAAACAGTATGTATTCGGTTAAAGCTTAA
- a CDS encoding putative signal transducing protein, which produces MKNSEYTKIYTGDAIMVRRFILELEDAGMNPIVKDQTESARLAGFGGGILPGFQEIFVHQDELEKATQIINDVTSELEA; this is translated from the coding sequence ATGAAAAACTCTGAATACACAAAAATTTACACCGGCGATGCCATTATGGTCAGGCGTTTTATTTTAGAACTTGAAGATGCCGGGATGAATCCTATTGTAAAAGATCAGACAGAATCGGCGCGATTAGCAGGTTTTGGAGGTGGTATATTACCTGGGTTTCAGGAAATATTCGTTCATCAGGATGAATTAGAGAAAGCAACACAAATAATAAATGATGTTACTTCAGAATTAGAAGCTTAA
- a CDS encoding DUF2007 domain-containing protein, translating into MKDSNYIKIYTGSLVTTQRIISELDKVGISAVVKEQSETGLIADVFGGSRDFQEVFVHKDELEAATKAIKDLTSELEA; encoded by the coding sequence ATGAAAGACTCAAATTATATTAAAATATATACTGGCAGTTTGGTTACAACCCAACGCATTATAAGTGAATTAGATAAAGTTGGCATTAGCGCCGTCGTTAAAGAACAATCTGAAACTGGTTTAATAGCCGATGTTTTTGGAGGATCAAGAGATTTTCAGGAAGTTTTTGTGCATAAAGATGAACTGGAAGCCGCTACTAAAGCAATAAAAGATTTAACCTCTGAACTGGAAGCTTAA
- a CDS encoding sulfite exporter TauE/SafE family protein, whose amino-acid sequence MKDIQFVFLLLALIAEVIGTVGGFGSSVFFVPIANFYFDFQTVLGITAVFHVVSNLSKIALFKKGIDKTLILYIGVPAVLFVIIGGIVSKFLKVTFLELFLGFFLVSLSLLFLIKKDLIIKPHKKEAIIGGTLSGFVAGVVGTGGAIRGLTMAAFNLEKNVFIATSAIIDFGVDLSRTIVYFFNGYIKEDILIYIPFLVGIGILGTYIGKLLLYKISQENFKKISLGLILIIGIVTIIKSALD is encoded by the coding sequence GTGAAAGACATTCAATTTGTATTCTTATTATTAGCTCTTATCGCTGAAGTTATAGGGACTGTTGGTGGTTTTGGATCGTCTGTGTTTTTTGTGCCTATTGCTAATTTTTATTTCGATTTTCAAACCGTTTTAGGCATCACAGCCGTGTTTCATGTAGTGAGTAATCTTAGTAAAATTGCTTTGTTTAAAAAAGGAATTGATAAAACCTTAATCCTTTATATTGGTGTACCAGCAGTTTTATTTGTTATTATTGGCGGAATTGTGAGCAAGTTTTTAAAAGTCACTTTTTTAGAGTTGTTTTTAGGTTTCTTTCTTGTATCTCTAAGTTTATTATTTCTCATTAAAAAAGATTTAATCATAAAACCTCACAAAAAAGAAGCCATTATTGGTGGAACGCTTTCTGGGTTTGTAGCCGGAGTAGTGGGTACAGGAGGGGCTATTCGCGGATTAACAATGGCGGCTTTTAATCTTGAAAAAAATGTATTTATAGCGACTTCGGCCATTATAGATTTTGGTGTAGATTTAAGCAGAACAATTGTCTATTTCTTTAACGGGTATATTAAAGAAGACATTTTAATATACATTCCGTTTTTAGTAGGGATTGGTATTCTTGGAACTTATATAGGAAAATTGCTTTTGTATAAAATTTCACAGGAGAACTTTAAAAAAATATCTCTGGGTTTAATTTTAATTATTGGAATTGTAACCATAATAAAAAGCGCATTAGATTAG
- the pheT gene encoding phenylalanine--tRNA ligase subunit beta produces the protein MKISYNWLKQFIKTDWTPEQTGELLTDLGLEVEGIDTYQSVKGGLEGVVVGEVLTCVQHPNADKLSVTTVNIGGDAPVQIVCGAPNVAAGQKVPVATIGTTLYTEEGEAWTIKKGKIRGEESHGMICAEDELGLGKSHDGIMVLDSELTVGTPCAEIFEVESDHVFEIGLTPNRSDAMSHWGTARDLKAGLVQKEINLELITPSVSAFHVDSRTLKIDVEVKNKDLAPRYCGVTISGLKVKESPAWLKHRLKAIGLAPINNVVDATNYVLHELGQPLHAFDAAKIAGNKVEVKTLPSGTKFKTLDGVERELHEDDLMICDAEKPMCIAGVFGGEYSGVSETTTSIFLESAYFNPVSVRKTAKRHALNTDASFRFERGIDPNITEYALKRAALLIQDIAGGEVTSDVMDFYPNKIEDFQVRLSFDNAKKLIGEEIPKETIKRILSSLEIKVNNVTEAGLGLTVPAYRNDVQREADIIEEILRVYGYNNIKTTEKLNASISNSTRFEDHKIQNIIGDQLAALGFFETLSNSLTTPAYAALSDQLKEEHNISMLNPLSNDLSVLRQSLLFSGLEAISFNINRRRGDLKLFEFGKTYHGFGEDKREEFKHLALFVTGNKSLESWNSPISKSDFFYLKGYVINILERLGISKFNESPVNSDLFAEGVSFSLGKMKLVDFGLVKKPILKHFDIAQEVLFADFDWDTILTIVKRNKVVFEPIPKYPEVRRDFALLLDDQVTFESIYKIARQTEKQLLKSVNLFDVYQGKNLPAGKKSYAVSFTLQDENKTLNDKQIDKIMSKLQSNFESQLGAELR, from the coding sequence ATGAAGATTTCTTATAATTGGTTAAAACAATTTATAAAAACAGATTGGACACCAGAACAAACTGGTGAGTTACTTACAGATTTAGGTTTAGAAGTTGAAGGTATTGACACTTACCAATCTGTAAAAGGAGGCTTGGAAGGCGTTGTAGTTGGAGAAGTATTAACTTGTGTACAACACCCAAATGCCGATAAATTAAGCGTTACTACTGTAAATATTGGAGGTGATGCCCCTGTACAAATTGTATGTGGTGCACCAAATGTTGCCGCTGGGCAAAAAGTACCTGTAGCGACTATTGGAACTACCTTATACACTGAAGAAGGTGAAGCCTGGACCATTAAAAAAGGGAAAATTCGTGGTGAAGAAAGTCACGGAATGATTTGTGCCGAAGACGAACTTGGTTTAGGTAAATCGCACGATGGCATTATGGTTCTTGATAGTGAACTTACTGTTGGAACTCCTTGTGCTGAAATATTTGAGGTTGAAAGCGATCACGTATTTGAAATAGGCTTAACCCCAAACCGTTCCGATGCGATGAGTCATTGGGGAACTGCCCGCGACTTAAAAGCTGGCTTAGTTCAAAAAGAAATTAATTTAGAATTAATTACACCATCCGTTAGTGCTTTTCATGTGGATAGCAGAACACTAAAAATTGATGTTGAAGTTAAAAATAAAGATTTAGCACCAAGATACTGTGGGGTTACCATTTCTGGTTTAAAAGTAAAAGAATCTCCGGCCTGGTTAAAGCACCGTTTAAAAGCTATTGGCTTAGCTCCAATAAACAACGTGGTAGATGCTACAAATTATGTTTTACACGAATTAGGGCAGCCACTTCACGCATTTGATGCGGCAAAAATTGCAGGAAATAAAGTTGAAGTTAAAACACTGCCTTCCGGAACCAAATTTAAAACCTTAGATGGTGTTGAGCGCGAATTACATGAAGATGATTTAATGATTTGTGATGCTGAAAAACCGATGTGTATTGCTGGTGTTTTTGGTGGTGAATATTCCGGAGTTTCAGAAACGACAACGAGTATCTTTTTAGAAAGTGCGTATTTCAATCCGGTAAGTGTTCGTAAAACAGCGAAGCGTCATGCTTTAAATACAGATGCTTCTTTCAGATTTGAACGTGGTATTGATCCAAATATTACAGAATATGCATTAAAACGCGCTGCTTTATTAATTCAGGATATTGCGGGTGGTGAAGTAACTTCAGATGTTATGGACTTCTACCCGAACAAAATTGAAGATTTCCAGGTGCGTTTAAGTTTCGATAACGCCAAGAAATTAATTGGAGAAGAAATTCCGAAGGAAACCATCAAACGTATTTTATCGTCTTTAGAAATTAAGGTTAATAACGTTACCGAAGCTGGTTTAGGTTTAACTGTACCTGCTTACAGAAACGACGTGCAACGTGAAGCAGATATTATTGAAGAAATATTACGTGTTTACGGATATAACAATATTAAAACTACTGAAAAGTTAAATGCTTCTATTTCTAATTCAACGCGTTTTGAAGATCATAAAATTCAAAACATAATTGGAGATCAGTTAGCGGCTTTAGGATTCTTTGAAACTTTATCAAATTCGTTAACAACACCCGCTTACGCTGCTTTAAGTGACCAGTTAAAAGAAGAGCATAACATAAGCATGTTGAATCCGTTAAGTAACGATTTATCTGTTTTAAGACAGTCGTTATTGTTCTCTGGTTTAGAAGCTATTTCTTTTAATATTAATAGAAGACGTGGTGATTTAAAACTCTTTGAATTCGGAAAAACCTACCATGGTTTTGGTGAAGACAAACGTGAAGAATTTAAACATTTGGCTTTATTTGTAACAGGAAATAAATCTTTAGAAAGTTGGAATTCTCCTATTTCAAAAAGTGATTTCTTCTACTTAAAAGGTTATGTGATTAATATTTTAGAACGTTTAGGTATTTCTAAATTCAATGAAAGTCCTGTAAACTCTGATTTATTTGCTGAAGGCGTAAGTTTCAGTTTAGGTAAAATGAAATTGGTTGATTTCGGACTAGTGAAAAAACCAATCTTAAAACATTTCGATATTGCTCAGGAAGTCTTATTTGCCGATTTTGACTGGGATACCATTTTAACGATTGTTAAGCGTAATAAAGTTGTTTTCGAACCAATTCCTAAATACCCGGAAGTGCGTCGCGATTTCGCTTTATTATTGGACGATCAGGTAACATTTGAATCTATTTACAAAATTGCCAGACAAACCGAAAAGCAATTACTTAAAAGTGTAAACCTGTTTGATGTATACCAAGGTAAAAACTTACCAGCTGGCAAAAAGAGTTATGCAGTAAGTTTCACGCTTCAGGATGAAAACAAAACGCTTAACGATAAGCAAATTGATAAGATTATGAGTAAATTACAATCTAATTTTGAAAGCCAGTTAGGAGCGGAATTAAGATAA